One Roseimaritima multifibrata DNA window includes the following coding sequences:
- the uvrB gene encoding excinuclease ABC subunit UvrB gives MPKIELPPAEFHLASPFPPAGDQPAAIKALVRGLKEKKRVQVLLGATGTGKTYTMANVVAQMGRPTLILSHNKTLAAQLYSEFKEFFPQNAVHYFVSYYDYYQPEAYIPQRDVYIEKDASINEEIDRLRLATTSSLVSRRDVLIVASVSSIYGLGSPQDYKDLVVHVRKGVQTRRDRLLMKLVEIQYDRNDVAFERGRFRVRGDCVELWPSYEEFAYRIEMWGDEIEQISMINPTSGEVFDTCDEVYIYPAKHFVMSEDRIAAAIGMIKQELAEQLELFQSRGKLLEAQRLAARTRFDIEMMQEVGHCPGIENYSRPLSGKPPGSAPDTLYDYFPDDFLTMVDESHVTIPQVRAMYAGDRSRKLTLVDHGFRLPSALDNRPMQFEEWENRVGQVVFVSATPSNYELERAGGEVVEQIIRPTGLLDPIVEVVSAKGQVNHLLAEIRDRAAKDERVLVTALTKRLAEDLATFMQEQNVRCRWLHSELNAFERVELLQELREGKFDALIGVNLLREGLDLPEVSLVAILDADKEGFLRSETSLVQTIGRAARNVNARVNLYADKITDSMRAAIDETERRRAIQQAYNKKHGITPETVRRKIHAGIEKDAAKRRVATAKAQAESDGRYVTIEYVEQLEQEMLQAAEGLDFERAAQLRDRVLQLKEAIGRPLKEVEVEASSQTIGRQKKGRKRAESRGLKGAPRKVPRPKR, from the coding sequence ATGCCCAAAATCGAATTACCACCTGCAGAATTTCACCTGGCTAGCCCCTTTCCTCCTGCGGGGGATCAGCCTGCGGCGATCAAGGCCCTGGTGCGTGGGTTAAAGGAAAAGAAGCGGGTGCAGGTGCTGCTGGGGGCTACCGGTACGGGAAAAACGTACACGATGGCAAATGTGGTCGCACAGATGGGCCGCCCGACCTTGATCCTTAGCCATAACAAAACGCTGGCGGCTCAGCTTTATTCGGAATTCAAAGAGTTCTTTCCGCAGAATGCTGTCCACTATTTTGTTAGTTATTACGACTACTATCAGCCAGAAGCCTACATCCCCCAACGCGACGTCTACATCGAAAAAGATGCTTCCATCAATGAAGAGATCGATCGTTTGCGGTTGGCGACCACCAGTTCGTTGGTCAGTCGCCGCGATGTGCTGATCGTCGCGTCGGTTAGTAGTATTTATGGTTTGGGTTCCCCGCAGGACTACAAAGATTTGGTGGTCCATGTCCGCAAAGGAGTGCAGACCCGGCGGGATCGGTTGCTGATGAAATTGGTCGAAATCCAATACGACCGAAACGATGTCGCTTTTGAACGAGGCCGATTCCGCGTCCGTGGGGACTGTGTTGAATTGTGGCCTAGTTACGAAGAATTCGCCTACCGTATCGAAATGTGGGGAGATGAAATCGAACAGATTTCGATGATCAACCCGACTTCGGGAGAGGTCTTCGATACCTGCGATGAAGTCTACATCTATCCGGCCAAGCACTTTGTGATGAGCGAAGATCGGATCGCCGCGGCGATCGGCATGATCAAACAGGAACTGGCTGAGCAACTGGAACTGTTTCAGTCACGAGGGAAACTGCTGGAAGCCCAACGCTTGGCCGCTAGGACTCGTTTCGATATCGAAATGATGCAGGAGGTTGGACATTGCCCGGGGATCGAAAATTACAGTCGCCCGCTTTCGGGAAAACCACCAGGTTCGGCACCCGACACGCTGTACGACTATTTTCCCGATGACTTTCTCACGATGGTCGATGAATCGCATGTCACGATCCCCCAGGTTCGAGCCATGTACGCCGGTGACCGATCGCGAAAGCTAACGCTGGTCGATCATGGGTTCCGCCTGCCCAGCGCGCTCGATAATCGTCCAATGCAGTTTGAGGAATGGGAGAATCGCGTCGGGCAAGTCGTGTTCGTTTCAGCGACCCCTTCGAATTATGAATTGGAACGCGCTGGCGGCGAGGTGGTTGAACAGATCATTCGACCGACCGGGCTATTGGATCCCATTGTCGAAGTCGTTTCAGCGAAAGGCCAAGTCAATCACCTGTTGGCAGAGATCCGTGATCGAGCCGCCAAGGATGAACGTGTTCTGGTCACCGCTCTGACCAAGCGTTTGGCGGAGGATTTGGCGACATTCATGCAGGAACAAAACGTTCGCTGCCGTTGGTTGCACAGCGAACTGAATGCCTTCGAACGCGTTGAATTGCTTCAGGAGCTGCGTGAAGGCAAGTTCGATGCATTGATCGGGGTCAATCTGCTTCGAGAAGGGTTGGATTTACCCGAAGTTTCTTTGGTCGCGATCTTGGACGCGGATAAAGAAGGATTCTTACGCAGCGAAACCAGTTTGGTGCAGACCATCGGGCGGGCAGCAAGAAATGTGAATGCACGCGTTAACTTGTATGCCGATAAGATCACCGATTCGATGAGAGCGGCGATCGATGAAACCGAACGAAGACGCGCTATCCAACAAGCCTACAATAAGAAACATGGGATTACGCCGGAAACGGTGCGGCGGAAAATTCATGCAGGGATCGAGAAAGATGCCGCCAAACGTCGTGTCGCAACTGCAAAGGCTCAAGCGGAAAGTGATGGTCGATATGTGACCATCGAGTACGTTGAACAGCTGGAGCAAGAGATGCTGCAGGCTGCGGAAGGATTGGATTTCGAGCGTGCGGCTCAATTGCGGGACCGAGTCCTGCAGTTAAAAGAAGCGATCGGACGGCCGCTGAAGGAGGTGGAAGTCGAAGCGTCAAGCCAGACGATCGGCCGTCAGAAAAAGGGACGCAAGCGGGCCGAAAGCCGAGGCCTAAAAGGGGCGCCACGAAAAGTCCCCCGTCCCAAACGTTAG
- a CDS encoding S46 family peptidase: MLQSSTILLGSLLSIMAVSTVVRGDEGMWLFNALPLKHLEQNHQFSPTTEWADHLRLSSVRFNSGGSGSFVSSDGLVLTNHHVASDTLHKLSTPERNIIDAGFLAKQPSEELPAPDLELNQLVSIENVTERVNAAVAADLNSDEASKARRAIISTIEKESLDSTGLRSDVVTLYGGAQYHLYRYKKYTDVRLVWAPETKAAFFGGDADNFEYPRYCLDASLMRVYEDGKPAKIDNHLGWSDQPVANGDLVFVSGNPGRTQRIFTTAAFKFLRDERLPYVLDFLRRKEIMLQQYGLEGIEQKRQARDELFGIQNARKAYTGMLAGLQSPQTIQTKQAAEDQLLSAAAKDEGLKPLTSAWQQIADIQIEKAKLLGQSTGFQSRLYDIAETLVLMSAEDQKPNSERLREYGEAGRESLLQDLLSEAPIYPDLERAKLADELARFVEQRGGDDPLVQHVLNGQSPQERASELIAGTKLADVAARQTLVDGDRTHVLASDDALISLALLMEPEYRAHRTRREELEEQERQAYTKVSEVTAAIDGTDTYPDATFTLRLAFGTVKGYQENGQTVQPWTVLNGAFEHAAEHEGQEDFDLPESWLAAKEKIDGHTQLNFICTADIIGGNSGSPVVNREGDLVGLIFDGNIQSLTSDYLYSDEQARAVSVSAAAIREVIRNVYQAPELADSLGK; encoded by the coding sequence ATGCTGCAATCGTCTACGATACTGCTCGGCTCGCTACTCTCGATCATGGCGGTCTCCACGGTCGTTCGTGGAGACGAAGGCATGTGGCTATTCAACGCCCTCCCGCTAAAGCATCTTGAACAAAACCACCAGTTCTCGCCAACGACCGAATGGGCAGACCATCTGCGGCTCTCTTCGGTCCGCTTCAATTCAGGCGGTTCGGGCTCGTTTGTCTCCAGCGACGGTTTGGTCTTAACCAATCACCATGTCGCCAGCGACACCCTGCATAAGCTAAGCACGCCGGAACGCAACATCATTGATGCGGGGTTCCTGGCGAAACAGCCTTCGGAAGAACTCCCTGCCCCCGACTTGGAACTGAACCAGTTGGTTTCGATCGAGAACGTGACCGAGCGCGTCAATGCAGCGGTCGCCGCCGACCTCAACAGTGACGAAGCGTCCAAGGCTAGGCGGGCAATTATTTCGACGATCGAAAAAGAGTCGTTGGATTCCACCGGACTTCGCAGCGATGTGGTAACGCTGTACGGAGGCGCTCAGTACCACCTTTATCGCTACAAGAAATATACCGACGTCCGATTGGTTTGGGCTCCTGAAACCAAAGCCGCTTTCTTCGGTGGTGATGCGGACAATTTTGAGTACCCACGGTACTGCCTAGACGCCTCATTGATGCGAGTCTACGAAGACGGAAAACCAGCGAAGATCGACAATCACCTGGGCTGGAGCGACCAACCGGTTGCCAATGGGGATCTGGTCTTCGTTTCGGGAAACCCCGGACGCACACAGCGGATCTTCACCACGGCCGCGTTCAAGTTCCTGCGTGACGAACGCCTGCCATACGTGCTCGATTTCCTCCGACGTAAAGAAATCATGTTGCAGCAGTATGGGCTGGAAGGGATCGAACAAAAACGTCAGGCCCGCGACGAACTGTTCGGAATCCAGAACGCCCGGAAAGCCTACACAGGCATGCTTGCCGGCTTGCAGTCGCCTCAAACCATCCAAACCAAGCAAGCCGCAGAAGATCAACTTCTAAGTGCAGCGGCAAAGGACGAAGGCCTAAAACCGTTGACGTCGGCTTGGCAACAGATCGCCGACATCCAAATTGAAAAAGCAAAACTGCTGGGACAAAGTACCGGATTCCAGTCGCGTCTTTACGACATCGCCGAAACACTTGTGCTGATGTCGGCCGAAGACCAAAAACCGAACTCCGAACGACTCCGTGAATATGGAGAGGCCGGTCGCGAATCCCTCCTGCAGGACCTGCTCAGCGAAGCTCCGATCTATCCCGATTTGGAACGCGCCAAACTGGCCGACGAACTTGCACGATTTGTCGAACAGCGTGGCGGCGACGATCCGTTGGTTCAGCATGTCCTTAACGGGCAAAGCCCACAGGAACGTGCCAGCGAACTAATCGCCGGAACAAAACTAGCCGATGTCGCCGCGCGACAAACGTTGGTCGATGGTGACCGCACACACGTCCTGGCCAGCGACGACGCATTGATCAGTCTAGCGCTGTTGATGGAACCCGAATACCGCGCCCATCGGACACGCCGCGAAGAACTGGAAGAACAGGAGCGTCAGGCTTACACAAAGGTCAGCGAAGTAACCGCCGCAATCGATGGGACCGATACTTATCCCGATGCAACCTTCACCTTGCGACTGGCGTTTGGCACGGTCAAAGGATACCAAGAAAATGGACAAACCGTCCAACCTTGGACCGTCCTTAACGGAGCCTTCGAACATGCCGCCGAACACGAAGGGCAAGAAGATTTTGACTTGCCTGAAAGCTGGCTGGCTGCCAAGGAAAAAATCGACGGGCATACGCAACTGAATTTCATTTGCACCGCCGACATCATTGGTGGCAATAGCGGTAGCCCCGTCGTCAACCGCGAAGGTGATCTGGTCGGATTGATCTTTGACGGAAACATCCAAAGTTTGACCAGCGATTACCTCTACAGCGACGAACAAGCGCGTGCGGTCTCCGTGTCAGCCGCTGCGATTCGCGAAGTGATCCGCAACGTTTACCAGGCACCTGAACTAGCCGATTCCTTAGGCAAGTAG